A genomic region of Leptotrichia hofstadii contains the following coding sequences:
- a CDS encoding PTS sugar transporter subunit IIA, which produces MLEKILDGNIQIIDSAIDWKESIKIAGKPLLEKNIITENYINAMIESIEKLGFYVILRDNLAMPHARPEDGTLGTGVSLLKLNNPVYYGDSKVQLVFVLATKDASSHLETLMQLMELFQDDESIEKLINSKDYNEILEVIKKY; this is translated from the coding sequence ATGTTAGAAAAAATACTTGATGGTAACATTCAAATAATAGATTCTGCAATCGACTGGAAAGAAAGTATCAAAATCGCAGGAAAACCTCTATTAGAAAAAAATATAATAACGGAGAATTATATCAACGCTATGATAGAAAGCATCGAAAAACTAGGTTTTTATGTTATTTTAAGAGATAATTTGGCAATGCCACATGCAAGACCTGAAGACGGGACATTGGGAACTGGAGTAAGCCTTTTAAAACTCAATAATCCAGTATATTATGGGGATTCCAAAGTACAGCTGGTATTTGTGCTGGCAACTAAAGATGCCAGCAGCCATTTGGAAACTCTTATGCAGTTAATGGAGTTGTTTCAGGATGATGAAAGTATTGAAAAACTTATAAATTCAAAAGATTATAATGAAATATTAGAAGTTATAAAAAAATATTGA
- a CDS encoding PTS sugar transporter subunit IIB encodes MKIMAVCGSGLGSSFMVEMNIKKVLKKIGVEAEVEHSDLASALPGAADVFVMGKDIAESATVPADKLIVLDSIISMPELEEKLTDYFKK; translated from the coding sequence ATGAAAATTATGGCAGTTTGTGGATCAGGATTAGGGAGCAGCTTTATGGTGGAAATGAACATTAAAAAGGTTCTTAAAAAAATTGGCGTAGAAGCTGAAGTTGAACATTCCGACTTGGCATCAGCGCTTCCAGGAGCAGCAGATGTATTTGTAATGGGAAAGGATATTGCAGAAAGCGCAACAGTTCCAGCTGACAAGTTAATTGTTTTGGACAGCATTATCAGTATGCCTGAACTGGAAGAAAAATTAACAGATTATTTCAAAAAATAA